One Drosophila subobscura isolate 14011-0131.10 chromosome U, UCBerk_Dsub_1.0, whole genome shotgun sequence DNA window includes the following coding sequences:
- the LOC117900932 gene encoding U2 small nuclear ribonucleoprotein auxiliary factor 35 kDa subunit-related protein 1 isoform X1 codes for MPGKRARRQLIKKKQRQRRRQKHAKERDRLEQEAEAKRLEDPVLQKWLQKQSELEDFQRLAAERQQQEEEEAWLRREALAQRQFSLDAAKRRQEEAEMEHLRDEEAAAFAKREGEQKNRRIERQKFAEKAACEFEAMMKSMDEYLNNAKQEKPPNHLLRMVETHPEERPCEFFTRTNSCRYGHSCTFNHRRPMLGRILLIRHFFNHSLLQHKKVHKEYASGDEGLEQTEHDLRSDYDEFFSDAVTELEKFGKIVNFRALRNTLEHLSGHVFVEYANEKCALRAFINLQGRYYASRRLNVEFSNLHTWRGAVCGLSLTRKCPKGNSCGYLHLFRNPNNLFNKDLEHTTTPRSARNSGKSPLPKTPSWNDGDDDRGRNWRWSESPELELENSKALGNHIQKSRRGEHDLKSPRHTEHHSRSRNGSDRRSDWSSTRSNRDYSSRRDLRSNDDCHSSRSNRDSSPSPRLSTRSHQELNSRSRSPRHHQRHRK; via the exons ATGCCGGGAAAAAG AGCTCGACGCCAGCTGattaagaaaaaacaaaggcaaagaagACGACAGAAGCATGCCAAAGAACGCGACAGGCTGGagcaagaagcagaagccaagAGACTGGAAGACCCCGTCTTGCAGAAATGGCTCCAAAAACAGTCGGAGCTggaggatttccagcgattgGCTGCCGAACGCCAACAgcaagaagaggaggaggcctGGCTACGACGCGAAGCCCTCGCTCAGCGCCAATTTAGTTTGGATGCGGCCAAACGTCGCCAGGAGGAGGCAGAAATGGAACATTTGAGGGATGAAGAGGCAGCGGCGTTCGCCAAACGAGAAGGGGAGCAGAAAAATCGGCGTATTGAGCGGCAAAAGTTTGCCGAAAAAGCTGCCTGCGAGTTTGAAGCGATGATGAAGAGCATGGACGAGTACCTGAACAACGCAAAGCAGGAAAAGCCACCGAATCATCTGCTGCGTATGGTGGAAACACACCCCGAAGAGCGTCCCTGCGAGTTCTTCACTCGCACAAACTCCTGCCGCTACGGACACAGCTGCACCTTCAACCACAGGCGTCCCATGCTGGGAAGGATCCTCTTGATCCGCCACTTCTTCAAccactcgctgctgcagcacaagAAGGTGCACAAGGAATATGCGAGTGGCGATGAAGGGTTGGAGCAGACGGAGCACGATCTGCGCAGCGACTACGACGAGTTCTTCAGCGATGCGGTCACAGAGCTGGAGAAATTCGGGAAAATTGTCAATTTTCGTGCTTTGAGGAATACGCTGGAGCATCTTAGTGGTCATGTTTTTGTGGAATACGCGAATGAAAA ATGTGCCCTACGTGCTTTTATCAATCTGCAAGGTCGCTACTACGCCTCCAGGCGCCTCAACGTGGAGTTTTCCAATCTTCACACCTGGCGTGGCGCGGTCTGCG GTTTGTCCTTAACACGCAAATGTCCCAAAGGTAATAGCTGCGGCTATCTGCATTTGTTTCGCAATCCGAACAATTTGTTCAACAAGGACTTGGAGCACACGACTACACCAAGAAGTGCCCGCAATTCAGGAAAGTCTCCCCTGCCCAAGACACCAAG CTGGAATGACGGTGACGATGACCGCGGCAGGAACTGGCGCTGGTCGGAGAGTCcagaactggaactggagaaCTCCAAGGCTTTGGGCAATCATATTCAAAAGtcaaggagaggagagcacgATCTCAAGAGTCCCCGCCACACTGAGCATCATTCCAGATCAAGAAACGGCAGTGATCGCAGGTCAGATTGGAGTTCAACCAGATCTAATCGTGATTACTCTTCGAGAAGAGATCTTAGATCAAATGATGACTGCCACTCCTCCAGATCTAATCGTGATAGTAGTCCAAGTCCTAGATTATCGACTAGATCCCACCAGGAATTAAATTCTCGCTCCAGATCCCCTCGGCACCACCAAAGACATagaaaataa
- the LOC117900932 gene encoding U2 small nuclear ribonucleoprotein auxiliary factor 35 kDa subunit-related protein 2 isoform X2, with the protein MPGKRARRQLIKKKQRQRRRQKHAKERDRLEQEAEAKRLEDPVLQKWLQKQSELEDFQRLAAERQQQEEEEAWLRREALAQRQFSLDAAKRRQEEAEMEHLRDEEAAAFAKREGEQKNRRIERQKFAEKAACEFEAMMKSMDEYLNNAKQEKPPNHLLRMVETHPEERPCEFFTRTNSCRYGHSCTFNHRRPMLGRILLIRHFFNHSLLQHKKVHKEYASGDEGLEQTEHDLRSDYDEFFSDAVTELEKFGKIVNFRALRNTLEHLSGHVFVEYANEKCALRAFINLQGRYYASRRLNVEFSNLHTWRGAVCGT; encoded by the exons ATGCCGGGAAAAAG AGCTCGACGCCAGCTGattaagaaaaaacaaaggcaaagaagACGACAGAAGCATGCCAAAGAACGCGACAGGCTGGagcaagaagcagaagccaagAGACTGGAAGACCCCGTCTTGCAGAAATGGCTCCAAAAACAGTCGGAGCTggaggatttccagcgattgGCTGCCGAACGCCAACAgcaagaagaggaggaggcctGGCTACGACGCGAAGCCCTCGCTCAGCGCCAATTTAGTTTGGATGCGGCCAAACGTCGCCAGGAGGAGGCAGAAATGGAACATTTGAGGGATGAAGAGGCAGCGGCGTTCGCCAAACGAGAAGGGGAGCAGAAAAATCGGCGTATTGAGCGGCAAAAGTTTGCCGAAAAAGCTGCCTGCGAGTTTGAAGCGATGATGAAGAGCATGGACGAGTACCTGAACAACGCAAAGCAGGAAAAGCCACCGAATCATCTGCTGCGTATGGTGGAAACACACCCCGAAGAGCGTCCCTGCGAGTTCTTCACTCGCACAAACTCCTGCCGCTACGGACACAGCTGCACCTTCAACCACAGGCGTCCCATGCTGGGAAGGATCCTCTTGATCCGCCACTTCTTCAAccactcgctgctgcagcacaagAAGGTGCACAAGGAATATGCGAGTGGCGATGAAGGGTTGGAGCAGACGGAGCACGATCTGCGCAGCGACTACGACGAGTTCTTCAGCGATGCGGTCACAGAGCTGGAGAAATTCGGGAAAATTGTCAATTTTCGTGCTTTGAGGAATACGCTGGAGCATCTTAGTGGTCATGTTTTTGTGGAATACGCGAATGAAAA ATGTGCCCTACGTGCTTTTATCAATCTGCAAGGTCGCTACTACGCCTCCAGGCGCCTCAACGTGGAGTTTTCCAATCTTCACACCTGGCGTGGCGCGGTCTGCGGTACGTGA